The following proteins are co-located in the Candidatus Deferrimicrobiaceae bacterium genome:
- the rpsD gene encoding 30S ribosomal protein S4, whose amino-acid sequence MARYREAVCRLCRREGMELYLKGDRCFTDKCAFKRRGYPPGQHGQRRPKHSDYGVQLREKQKARRIYGLLEKQFHNYFEKADRMKGKTGDNLLILLERRLDNVVYKLGFAVTRRESRQLVRHGHFLVEGRRVDIPSYSVRSGEVVEMRERSRKNLSVNEALDAVVRKGIPAWLELDREKFRGSVKMLPSRADITEPIQEQLIVELYSK is encoded by the coding sequence TTGGCCAGGTATCGTGAAGCAGTTTGCCGTCTTTGCCGACGCGAAGGAATGGAGTTGTACCTGAAGGGGGACCGTTGCTTTACCGACAAATGCGCCTTCAAGCGCAGAGGATATCCTCCCGGGCAGCACGGGCAGCGCCGTCCCAAGCATAGCGACTACGGGGTCCAGCTCCGGGAGAAGCAGAAGGCGAGGCGAATCTACGGCCTTCTGGAGAAGCAGTTCCACAACTACTTCGAGAAGGCGGACCGGATGAAAGGGAAGACCGGCGACAACCTCCTGATCCTTCTCGAGAGGCGCCTGGACAACGTGGTGTACAAACTCGGGTTTGCCGTGACGCGCCGCGAGAGCCGGCAGCTGGTCCGGCACGGCCACTTTCTCGTGGAGGGACGAAGGGTCGACATTCCCTCGTACAGCGTCCGTTCCGGCGAGGTGGTCGAAATGCGGGAGCGAAGCAGGAAGAACCTGTCCGTCAACGAGGCCCTGGACGCCGTGGTACGGAAGGGCATTCCGGCCTGGCTGGAACTGGACCGGGAAAAATTTCGCGGCAGCGTCAAGATGCTCCCCTCACGGGCGGATATCACCGAGCCGATCCAGGAACAGCTGATCGTAGAACTTTATTCGAAGTAG
- the rpsK gene encoding 30S ribosomal protein S11 yields MATPRKKGKKKVRKNVPVGVAHIKATFNNTIITITDLDGNALAWCSSGSKGFKGSRKSTPFAATVAAEEVAKKAMEYGVNSLTVYIKGPGSGREAALRTLQAAGLKINYIRDVTPIPHNGCRPPKRRRV; encoded by the coding sequence ATGGCAACGCCGAGGAAAAAAGGAAAGAAGAAAGTACGCAAGAACGTCCCCGTGGGCGTGGCCCACATCAAGGCGACGTTCAACAACACGATCATCACGATCACCGATCTGGACGGCAACGCCCTGGCCTGGTGCAGTTCCGGGTCCAAAGGGTTCAAGGGATCCAGGAAGAGCACCCCATTCGCGGCGACCGTCGCCGCGGAGGAAGTCGCGAAAAAGGCGATGGAGTACGGGGTCAATTCCCTGACGGTCTACATCAAGGGTCCCGGCTCGGGAAGGGAGGCGGCCTTGCGGACCTTGCAGGCCGCAGGCCTCAAGATCAACTACATCCGCGATGTCACCCCCATTCCGCACAACGGCTGCCGTCCCCCGAAACGGCGAAGGGTGTGA